In a genomic window of Thunnus thynnus chromosome 16, fThuThy2.1, whole genome shotgun sequence:
- the LOC137199626 gene encoding uncharacterized protein isoform X1, whose amino-acid sequence MARSWVMSVFTFLLALGKFLLASCNANYSTGIVYSCTALNKPAMFQGESLDIPKHLWKRSRGYRVGVKPHEKKRKYMLFIPSIIMGNVRAWESEFVALTRSQKEYLECSIMCVMEIWLHDHIPNSNMTINRSDRNQRESGKWKGRGLALLVNNRWCNPKHITIEEQLCSSDIDIEPPPGFSTPTQPHINMTSDQVKRQSKRLQAGNTAGPNGIKPGVLKACADQLYGVLQHIFNWSLRLESVPVMWKSSCLVPVLKKGCPSVLNDYRPVVLTCYIMKSLERLVLAHLRPPEKGGLDPLQFAYQANHWSGERNHLPASSGPLPYGQSGQHHEDHVF is encoded by the coding sequence ATGGCTAGGAGTTGGGTgatgagtgtttttacatttttactagCCTTGGGGAAATTTTTATTGGCCAGTTGCAATGCGAATTACAGCACAGGCATTGTTTACTCATGTACTGCCCTAAACAAGCCAGCCATGTTCCAGGGAGAGAGTCTGGATATTCCAAAGCACCTATGGAAGAGGAGCCGCGGGTACAGAGTGGGAGTGAAACCccatgaaaagaaaaggaagtaCATGCTGTTTATTCCTTCCATCATTATGGGCAACGTGAGAGCTTGGGAGAGTGAGTTTGTGGCGCTGACTAGGAGTCAGAAGGAGTATCTGGAGTGTAGTATCATGTGCGTTATGGAGATATGGCTGCATGACCATATCCCCAATTCAAACATGACCATCAACAGGTCAGACAGGAACCAGCGAGAGAGTGGTAAATGGAAAGGCAGGGGGCTTGCCTTGCTTGTGAATAACAGATGGTGTAATCCAAAACATATTACCATTGAGGAACAACTCTGTAGCTCAGACATTGACATTGAACCTCCCCCTGGATtctcaacacccacacagccaCACATCAATATGACCTCCGATCAGGTGAAGAGGCAGTCGAAGAGGCTCCAGGCAGGCAATACAGCAGGCCCTAATGGCATCAAACCAGGTGTCCTCAAGGCATGTGCAGACCAGCTGTATGGAGTCCTCCAGCACATCTTCAACTGGAGCCTGAGACTTGAAAGTGTCCCAGTGATGTGGAAGTCTTCCTGTCTGGTCCCTGTACTGAAGAAAGGGTGCCCCAGTGTATTGAATGACTACAGACCTGTGGTATTGACTTGCTACATCATGAAGAGCCTGGAAAGGCTTGTGCTGGCTCACCTCAGACCCCCGGAGAAGGGAGGACTGGACCCCCTGCAGTTTGCCTACCAGGCTAACCATTGGAGTGGAGAACGCAATCATTTACCTGCTTCATCAGGCCCACTCCCATATGGACAGAGTGGCCAGCACCATGAGGATCATGTTTTTTGA